A single Syngnathoides biaculeatus isolate LvHL_M chromosome 18, ASM1980259v1, whole genome shotgun sequence DNA region contains:
- the ksr1a gene encoding kinase suppressor of Ras 1 isoform X4 has product MGNLQRGRRRSKARNALPAQPKCRGMDSVSAIGGTMVESGEKPERDGGGGGGAGDAAMAALHQCELIQNMIDISISSLQGLRTKCAASNDLTQQEIRTLEVKLVKYICKQLQCKLKVPETERPDNLDSYPHLRDWLRTINLPPELIQAVEAKFSLDALLQMTGAQVRDIMRRLGFTSEECVRLNAALSCLKSATEAGGELKEDCTTWLSDPTRRDSGSLLTADQLSGLGNPLRPHSPSPLARPSTIHSTPSTPCATFPHPRSGSVSAVSTPEAQTPHFYGESPLTSAFPASLARSVQLHGRTSTPPITPPSKRRHRLKPPCTPPPPSRKVLHLLPNITLTRSKSHESQLGNRIEDSLTNRCVKKNKILLNMQVNGNGHEETPSRYPGVPVRTPGVPSAATTRPYTLPGTPTLLEEHRVIKNNKPIHRSSPQAVRRDIGLAVTHRFSTKSWLSQTCQVCQKNMMFGVKCKHCRLKCHNKCTKEAPSCRISFLPIAKIRRTESVPSDINNPVDRPPEPPQFGTLPKAITKKQDHPPVLNQLDSSSNPSSTTSSTPSSPAPFQQSNPPSATPPPNPSPKGHRDTRFNFPDVSSPATLHPDILQDTVSEIEQTVEDGHADRVEDEDQEEGEDDIEVEDEDPELDEYNEEEEEDVCDEGEEEEDSEEIRMNVGSDGECEGDKLDDLPCSRGNQWKVPISRKASQTSVYLQEWDIPFEQLDLGELIGKGRWGKVHKGRWHGEVAIRLLEIDGNNQDHLKLFKKEVMNYRQTRHENVVLFMGACMAPPHLAIITSFCKGRTLYSVVRDTKNTLDINKTRQIAQEIVKGMGYLHAKGIVHKDLKSKNVFHDTNKVVITDFGLFGISGVVQEGRRENQLKLPHGWICYLAPEIVRKMSPGNNEDRLPFSTAADVYAFGTIWYELQVRDWPITNQPVEATIWQVGSGEGIKKILSEVSLGKEVTEILSACWAYDLRERPPFTQLAEMLEKLPKLNRRLSHPGHFWKSAEER; this is encoded by the exons ATGGGAAATCTGCAaagagggagaagaagaagcaaagcaAGAAATG CCCTCCCAGCCCAGCCCAAATGCCGAGGGATGGATAGTGTGTCTGCTATCGGCGGGACCATGGTCGAGAGTGGCGAGAAGCCGGAgagggacggcggcggcggcggcggcgcaggCGACGCGGCCATGGCCGCGCTCCACCAGTGCGAACTGATCCAGAACATGATAGATATCTCCATCTCCAGCTTGCAGGGGCTCAGGACCAAATGCGCCGCGTCCAACGACCTCACGCAGCAAGAAATCCGCACGCTGGAG GTGAAGCTTGTGAAATACATCTGTAAACAGCTGCAGTGCAAGCTAAAAGTGCCAGAGACCGAGAGGCCCGACAACCTGGACAGCTATCCTCACTTGCGAGACTGGCTCCGCACCATCAATTTACCACCAGAACTCATCCAG GCAGTGGAAGCGAAGTTCTCCCTGGATGCCTTACTGCAGATGACAGGTGCTCAGGTGAGGGACATAATGCGCAGGCTTGGCTTCACTTCAGAAGAATGTGTCCGACTAAATGCTGCCCTCTCCTGCCTAAAGAGTGCAACTGAAGCCG GGGGTGAACTGAAGGAAGACTGTACAACTTGGTTGTCTGACCCCACCAGGAGGGACAGTGGCTCTCTCCTGACTGCAGATCAGCTTTCCGGCCTGGGAAATCCGCTCCGGCCGCACAGTCCCTCGCCTCTCGCCCGCCCATCCACCATCCATTCAACTCCCTCCACTCCGTGCGCTACTTTTCCTCATCCCCGCTCGGGCTCGGTGTCAGCGGTCTCCACTCCCGAAGCGCAGACGCCGCACTTCTACGGTGAAAGCCCCCTCACCAGTGCGTTCCCCGCGTCCTTGGCCCGCTCCGTCCAGCTCCACGGGCGCACTTCCACACCACCTATAACGCCACCGTCAAAGCGGCGTCACCGCCTGAAGCCTCCGTGCACCCCGCCCCCTCCTTCAAGGAAAGTCCTGCATCTGCTCCCAAACATCACCCTCACGCGCAGCAAAAGTCATGAATCGCAGTTGGGCAACCGTATAGAAGACTCGCTCACCAACAG ATGtgtcaaaaagaacaaaatccttTTGAATATGCAAGTCAACGGCAATGGACACGAGGAGACGCCTTCTCGCTACCCCGGTGTTCCTGTCCGAACCCCCGGCGTGCCCTCTGCTGCGACCACCAGGCCTTACACCCTCCCTGGTACACCCACCCTGTTGGAAGAACATAGGGTCATTAAGA acAACAAACCAATTCACCGCAGCTCTCCGCAAGCAGTGAGGAGGGACATAGGCCTTGCAGTCACACACAG GTTCTCCACGAAGTCGTGGCTCTCCCAGACATGtcaggtgtgtcagaagaacaTGATGTTTGGGGTTAAGTGCAAACACTGTCG ATTAAAGTGCCATAACAAATGCACAAAGGAAGCTCCATCCTGCAGAATTTCTTTCCTTCCAA TTGCCAAAATTCGGAGGACAGAGTCCGTGCCATCCGATATAAACAACCCAGTGGACCGTCCTCCTGAACCGCCGCAGTTTGGTACACTCCCAAAGGCCATCACCAAAAAG CAGGATCATCCTCCAGTCCTGAACCAGCTCGACTCCAGCAGTAATCCGTCCTCCACGACCTCGTCCACGCCCTCCTCCCCGGCTCCCTTCCAGCAGAGTAACCCTCCCAGCGCCACGCCGCCGCCCAACCCCTCGCCCAAAGGCCATCGGGACACCCGCTTCAACTTCCCAG ATGTCTCCAGCCCTGCTACTTTACATCCTGATATTCTCCAAGATACTGT CAGTGAGATTGAACAAACGGTGGAGGACGGACATGCTGATCGAGTTGAAGATGAAGATCAAGAG GAAGGAGAGGACGACATTGAGGTCGAAGACGAAGACCCTGAATTGGACGAGTacaacgaggaggaggaggaggatgtttGTGATGaaggtgaggaagaggaggacagcGAGGAGATCCGGATGAACGTGGGCTCTGACGGAGAGTGTGAAGGTGACAAGCTGGACGATCTGCCCTGCTCGCGGGGGAACCAGTGGAAGGTCCCCATCTCCCGCAAAGCCAGCCAGACCAGCGTCTATCTGCAGGAGTGGGACATCCCTTTTGAGCAGCTGGACCTTGGAGAACTCATAGGAAAG GGCCGCTGGGGGAAGGTTCATAAAGGCCGGTGGCACGGCGAGGTGGCGATTCGACTCCTGGAGATCGACGGCAACAATCAGGACCACCTGAAGCTCTTCAAAAAGGAAGTGATGAACTACAGGCAGACCAGACATGAGAACGTGGTGCTTTTCATGGGGGCTTGCATGGCTCCGCCCCACTTAGCCATCATTACGAG TTTCTGTAAAGGGAGGACGCTGTATTCAGTTGTCAGGGATACTAAAAACACTTTGGACATCAACAAGACAAGACAAATCGCTCAAGAGATTGTCAAG GGAATGGGATATTTGCATGCGAAAGGCATTGTCCACAAAGACTTGAAGTCGAAGAATGTCTTTCACGATACCAACAAGGTCGTGATTACGGACTTTGGGCTTTTCGGGATCTCTGGTGTGGTTCAGGAAGGGAG GCGAGAGAATCAACTCAAACTTCCGCACGGCTGGATTTGTTACCTCGCCCCGGAAATAGTCCGCAAGATGAGTCCGGGTAACAACGAGGACAGACTTCCTTTCTCCACTGCGGCAGACGTGTACGCCTTCGG CACCATTTGGTACGAGCTCCAAGTAAGGGACTGGCCGATCACAAACCAGCCAGTAGAAGCAACAATCTGGCAGGTTGGCAGTGGAGAAGGAATAAAAAAGATCCTGTCGGAGGTCAGCCTGGGGAAGGAGGTCACG GAGATCCTGTCGGCCTGCTGGGCTTACGACCTCCGGGAGCGGCCGCCTTTCACCCAGCTGGCCGAGATGCTGGAGAAGTTGCCCAAACTCAACCGCAGGCTGTCTCACCCAGGACACTTCTGGAAGTCAGCAGA GGAAAGATAA
- the ksr1a gene encoding kinase suppressor of Ras 1 isoform X2, whose product MGNLQRGRRRSKARNALPAQPKCRGMDSVSAIGGTMVESGEKPERDGGGGGGAGDAAMAALHQCELIQNMIDISISSLQGLRTKCAASNDLTQQEIRTLEVKLVKYICKQLQCKLKVPETERPDNLDSYPHLRDWLRTINLPPELIQAVEAKFSLDALLQMTGAQVRDIMRRLGFTSEECVRLNAALSCLKSATEAGGELKEDCTTWLSDPTRRDSGSLLTADQLSGLGNPLRPHSPSPLARPSTIHSTPSTPCATFPHPRSGSVSAVSTPEAQTPHFYGESPLTSAFPASLARSVQLHGRTSTPPITPPSKRRHRLKPPCTPPPPSRKVLHLLPNITLTRSKSHESQLGNRIEDSLTNRCVKKNKILLNMQVNGNGHEETPSRYPGVPVRTPGVPSAATTRPYTLPGTPTLLEEHRVIKNNKPIHRSSPQAVRRDIGLAVTHRFSTKSWLSQTCQVCQKNMMFGVKCKHCRLKCHNKCTKEAPSCRISFLPIAKIRRTESVPSDINNPVDRPPEPPQFGTLPKAITKKDHPPVLNQLDSSSNPSSTTSSTPSSPAPFQQSNPPSATPPPNPSPKGHRDTRFNFPAACYFQHRQQFIFPDVSSPATLHPDILQDTVSEIEQTVEDGHADRVEDEDQEEGEDDIEVEDEDPELDEYNEEEEEDVCDEGEEEEDSEEIRMNVGSDGECEGDKLDDLPCSRGNQWKVPISRKASQTSVYLQEWDIPFEQLDLGELIGKGRWGKVHKGRWHGEVAIRLLEIDGNNQDHLKLFKKEVMNYRQTRHENVVLFMGACMAPPHLAIITSFCKGRTLYSVVRDTKNTLDINKTRQIAQEIVKGMGYLHAKGIVHKDLKSKNVFHDTNKVVITDFGLFGISGVVQEGRRENQLKLPHGWICYLAPEIVRKMSPGNNEDRLPFSTAADVYAFGTIWYELQVRDWPITNQPVEATIWQVGSGEGIKKILSEVSLGKEVTEILSACWAYDLRERPPFTQLAEMLEKLPKLNRRLSHPGHFWKSAEER is encoded by the exons ATGGGAAATCTGCAaagagggagaagaagaagcaaagcaAGAAATG CCCTCCCAGCCCAGCCCAAATGCCGAGGGATGGATAGTGTGTCTGCTATCGGCGGGACCATGGTCGAGAGTGGCGAGAAGCCGGAgagggacggcggcggcggcggcggcgcaggCGACGCGGCCATGGCCGCGCTCCACCAGTGCGAACTGATCCAGAACATGATAGATATCTCCATCTCCAGCTTGCAGGGGCTCAGGACCAAATGCGCCGCGTCCAACGACCTCACGCAGCAAGAAATCCGCACGCTGGAG GTGAAGCTTGTGAAATACATCTGTAAACAGCTGCAGTGCAAGCTAAAAGTGCCAGAGACCGAGAGGCCCGACAACCTGGACAGCTATCCTCACTTGCGAGACTGGCTCCGCACCATCAATTTACCACCAGAACTCATCCAG GCAGTGGAAGCGAAGTTCTCCCTGGATGCCTTACTGCAGATGACAGGTGCTCAGGTGAGGGACATAATGCGCAGGCTTGGCTTCACTTCAGAAGAATGTGTCCGACTAAATGCTGCCCTCTCCTGCCTAAAGAGTGCAACTGAAGCCG GGGGTGAACTGAAGGAAGACTGTACAACTTGGTTGTCTGACCCCACCAGGAGGGACAGTGGCTCTCTCCTGACTGCAGATCAGCTTTCCGGCCTGGGAAATCCGCTCCGGCCGCACAGTCCCTCGCCTCTCGCCCGCCCATCCACCATCCATTCAACTCCCTCCACTCCGTGCGCTACTTTTCCTCATCCCCGCTCGGGCTCGGTGTCAGCGGTCTCCACTCCCGAAGCGCAGACGCCGCACTTCTACGGTGAAAGCCCCCTCACCAGTGCGTTCCCCGCGTCCTTGGCCCGCTCCGTCCAGCTCCACGGGCGCACTTCCACACCACCTATAACGCCACCGTCAAAGCGGCGTCACCGCCTGAAGCCTCCGTGCACCCCGCCCCCTCCTTCAAGGAAAGTCCTGCATCTGCTCCCAAACATCACCCTCACGCGCAGCAAAAGTCATGAATCGCAGTTGGGCAACCGTATAGAAGACTCGCTCACCAACAG ATGtgtcaaaaagaacaaaatccttTTGAATATGCAAGTCAACGGCAATGGACACGAGGAGACGCCTTCTCGCTACCCCGGTGTTCCTGTCCGAACCCCCGGCGTGCCCTCTGCTGCGACCACCAGGCCTTACACCCTCCCTGGTACACCCACCCTGTTGGAAGAACATAGGGTCATTAAGA acAACAAACCAATTCACCGCAGCTCTCCGCAAGCAGTGAGGAGGGACATAGGCCTTGCAGTCACACACAG GTTCTCCACGAAGTCGTGGCTCTCCCAGACATGtcaggtgtgtcagaagaacaTGATGTTTGGGGTTAAGTGCAAACACTGTCG ATTAAAGTGCCATAACAAATGCACAAAGGAAGCTCCATCCTGCAGAATTTCTTTCCTTCCAA TTGCCAAAATTCGGAGGACAGAGTCCGTGCCATCCGATATAAACAACCCAGTGGACCGTCCTCCTGAACCGCCGCAGTTTGGTACACTCCCAAAGGCCATCACCAAAAAG GATCATCCTCCAGTCCTGAACCAGCTCGACTCCAGCAGTAATCCGTCCTCCACGACCTCGTCCACGCCCTCCTCCCCGGCTCCCTTCCAGCAGAGTAACCCTCCCAGCGCCACGCCGCCGCCCAACCCCTCGCCCAAAGGCCATCGGGACACCCGCTTCAACTTCCCAG CTGCCTGCTATTTTCAGCATAGACAGCAGTTTATCTTCCCTG ATGTCTCCAGCCCTGCTACTTTACATCCTGATATTCTCCAAGATACTGT CAGTGAGATTGAACAAACGGTGGAGGACGGACATGCTGATCGAGTTGAAGATGAAGATCAAGAG GAAGGAGAGGACGACATTGAGGTCGAAGACGAAGACCCTGAATTGGACGAGTacaacgaggaggaggaggaggatgtttGTGATGaaggtgaggaagaggaggacagcGAGGAGATCCGGATGAACGTGGGCTCTGACGGAGAGTGTGAAGGTGACAAGCTGGACGATCTGCCCTGCTCGCGGGGGAACCAGTGGAAGGTCCCCATCTCCCGCAAAGCCAGCCAGACCAGCGTCTATCTGCAGGAGTGGGACATCCCTTTTGAGCAGCTGGACCTTGGAGAACTCATAGGAAAG GGCCGCTGGGGGAAGGTTCATAAAGGCCGGTGGCACGGCGAGGTGGCGATTCGACTCCTGGAGATCGACGGCAACAATCAGGACCACCTGAAGCTCTTCAAAAAGGAAGTGATGAACTACAGGCAGACCAGACATGAGAACGTGGTGCTTTTCATGGGGGCTTGCATGGCTCCGCCCCACTTAGCCATCATTACGAG TTTCTGTAAAGGGAGGACGCTGTATTCAGTTGTCAGGGATACTAAAAACACTTTGGACATCAACAAGACAAGACAAATCGCTCAAGAGATTGTCAAG GGAATGGGATATTTGCATGCGAAAGGCATTGTCCACAAAGACTTGAAGTCGAAGAATGTCTTTCACGATACCAACAAGGTCGTGATTACGGACTTTGGGCTTTTCGGGATCTCTGGTGTGGTTCAGGAAGGGAG GCGAGAGAATCAACTCAAACTTCCGCACGGCTGGATTTGTTACCTCGCCCCGGAAATAGTCCGCAAGATGAGTCCGGGTAACAACGAGGACAGACTTCCTTTCTCCACTGCGGCAGACGTGTACGCCTTCGG CACCATTTGGTACGAGCTCCAAGTAAGGGACTGGCCGATCACAAACCAGCCAGTAGAAGCAACAATCTGGCAGGTTGGCAGTGGAGAAGGAATAAAAAAGATCCTGTCGGAGGTCAGCCTGGGGAAGGAGGTCACG GAGATCCTGTCGGCCTGCTGGGCTTACGACCTCCGGGAGCGGCCGCCTTTCACCCAGCTGGCCGAGATGCTGGAGAAGTTGCCCAAACTCAACCGCAGGCTGTCTCACCCAGGACACTTCTGGAAGTCAGCAGA GGAAAGATAA
- the ksr1a gene encoding kinase suppressor of Ras 1 isoform X5, with amino-acid sequence MDSVSAIGGTMVESGEKPERDGGGGGGAGDAAMAALHQCELIQNMIDISISSLQGLRTKCAASNDLTQQEIRTLEVKLVKYICKQLQCKLKVPETERPDNLDSYPHLRDWLRTINLPPELIQAVEAKFSLDALLQMTGAQVRDIMRRLGFTSEECVRLNAALSCLKSATEAGGELKEDCTTWLSDPTRRDSGSLLTADQLSGLGNPLRPHSPSPLARPSTIHSTPSTPCATFPHPRSGSVSAVSTPEAQTPHFYGESPLTSAFPASLARSVQLHGRTSTPPITPPSKRRHRLKPPCTPPPPSRKVLHLLPNITLTRSKSHESQLGNRIEDSLTNRCVKKNKILLNMQVNGNGHEETPSRYPGVPVRTPGVPSAATTRPYTLPGTPTLLEEHRVIKNNKPIHRSSPQAVRRDIGLAVTHRFSTKSWLSQTCQVCQKNMMFGVKCKHCRLKCHNKCTKEAPSCRISFLPIAKIRRTESVPSDINNPVDRPPEPPQFGTLPKAITKKQDHPPVLNQLDSSSNPSSTTSSTPSSPAPFQQSNPPSATPPPNPSPKGHRDTRFNFPAACYFQHRQQFIFPDVSSPATLHPDILQDTVSEIEQTVEDGHADRVEDEDQEEGEDDIEVEDEDPELDEYNEEEEEDVCDEGEEEEDSEEIRMNVGSDGECEGDKLDDLPCSRGNQWKVPISRKASQTSVYLQEWDIPFEQLDLGELIGKGRWGKVHKGRWHGEVAIRLLEIDGNNQDHLKLFKKEVMNYRQTRHENVVLFMGACMAPPHLAIITSFCKGRTLYSVVRDTKNTLDINKTRQIAQEIVKGMGYLHAKGIVHKDLKSKNVFHDTNKVVITDFGLFGISGVVQEGRRENQLKLPHGWICYLAPEIVRKMSPGNNEDRLPFSTAADVYAFGTIWYELQVRDWPITNQPVEATIWQVGSGEGIKKILSEVSLGKEVTEILSACWAYDLRERPPFTQLAEMLEKLPKLNRRLSHPGHFWKSAEER; translated from the exons ATGGATAGTGTGTCTGCTATCGGCGGGACCATGGTCGAGAGTGGCGAGAAGCCGGAgagggacggcggcggcggcggcggcgcaggCGACGCGGCCATGGCCGCGCTCCACCAGTGCGAACTGATCCAGAACATGATAGATATCTCCATCTCCAGCTTGCAGGGGCTCAGGACCAAATGCGCCGCGTCCAACGACCTCACGCAGCAAGAAATCCGCACGCTGGAG GTGAAGCTTGTGAAATACATCTGTAAACAGCTGCAGTGCAAGCTAAAAGTGCCAGAGACCGAGAGGCCCGACAACCTGGACAGCTATCCTCACTTGCGAGACTGGCTCCGCACCATCAATTTACCACCAGAACTCATCCAG GCAGTGGAAGCGAAGTTCTCCCTGGATGCCTTACTGCAGATGACAGGTGCTCAGGTGAGGGACATAATGCGCAGGCTTGGCTTCACTTCAGAAGAATGTGTCCGACTAAATGCTGCCCTCTCCTGCCTAAAGAGTGCAACTGAAGCCG GGGGTGAACTGAAGGAAGACTGTACAACTTGGTTGTCTGACCCCACCAGGAGGGACAGTGGCTCTCTCCTGACTGCAGATCAGCTTTCCGGCCTGGGAAATCCGCTCCGGCCGCACAGTCCCTCGCCTCTCGCCCGCCCATCCACCATCCATTCAACTCCCTCCACTCCGTGCGCTACTTTTCCTCATCCCCGCTCGGGCTCGGTGTCAGCGGTCTCCACTCCCGAAGCGCAGACGCCGCACTTCTACGGTGAAAGCCCCCTCACCAGTGCGTTCCCCGCGTCCTTGGCCCGCTCCGTCCAGCTCCACGGGCGCACTTCCACACCACCTATAACGCCACCGTCAAAGCGGCGTCACCGCCTGAAGCCTCCGTGCACCCCGCCCCCTCCTTCAAGGAAAGTCCTGCATCTGCTCCCAAACATCACCCTCACGCGCAGCAAAAGTCATGAATCGCAGTTGGGCAACCGTATAGAAGACTCGCTCACCAACAG ATGtgtcaaaaagaacaaaatccttTTGAATATGCAAGTCAACGGCAATGGACACGAGGAGACGCCTTCTCGCTACCCCGGTGTTCCTGTCCGAACCCCCGGCGTGCCCTCTGCTGCGACCACCAGGCCTTACACCCTCCCTGGTACACCCACCCTGTTGGAAGAACATAGGGTCATTAAGA acAACAAACCAATTCACCGCAGCTCTCCGCAAGCAGTGAGGAGGGACATAGGCCTTGCAGTCACACACAG GTTCTCCACGAAGTCGTGGCTCTCCCAGACATGtcaggtgtgtcagaagaacaTGATGTTTGGGGTTAAGTGCAAACACTGTCG ATTAAAGTGCCATAACAAATGCACAAAGGAAGCTCCATCCTGCAGAATTTCTTTCCTTCCAA TTGCCAAAATTCGGAGGACAGAGTCCGTGCCATCCGATATAAACAACCCAGTGGACCGTCCTCCTGAACCGCCGCAGTTTGGTACACTCCCAAAGGCCATCACCAAAAAG CAGGATCATCCTCCAGTCCTGAACCAGCTCGACTCCAGCAGTAATCCGTCCTCCACGACCTCGTCCACGCCCTCCTCCCCGGCTCCCTTCCAGCAGAGTAACCCTCCCAGCGCCACGCCGCCGCCCAACCCCTCGCCCAAAGGCCATCGGGACACCCGCTTCAACTTCCCAG CTGCCTGCTATTTTCAGCATAGACAGCAGTTTATCTTCCCTG ATGTCTCCAGCCCTGCTACTTTACATCCTGATATTCTCCAAGATACTGT CAGTGAGATTGAACAAACGGTGGAGGACGGACATGCTGATCGAGTTGAAGATGAAGATCAAGAG GAAGGAGAGGACGACATTGAGGTCGAAGACGAAGACCCTGAATTGGACGAGTacaacgaggaggaggaggaggatgtttGTGATGaaggtgaggaagaggaggacagcGAGGAGATCCGGATGAACGTGGGCTCTGACGGAGAGTGTGAAGGTGACAAGCTGGACGATCTGCCCTGCTCGCGGGGGAACCAGTGGAAGGTCCCCATCTCCCGCAAAGCCAGCCAGACCAGCGTCTATCTGCAGGAGTGGGACATCCCTTTTGAGCAGCTGGACCTTGGAGAACTCATAGGAAAG GGCCGCTGGGGGAAGGTTCATAAAGGCCGGTGGCACGGCGAGGTGGCGATTCGACTCCTGGAGATCGACGGCAACAATCAGGACCACCTGAAGCTCTTCAAAAAGGAAGTGATGAACTACAGGCAGACCAGACATGAGAACGTGGTGCTTTTCATGGGGGCTTGCATGGCTCCGCCCCACTTAGCCATCATTACGAG TTTCTGTAAAGGGAGGACGCTGTATTCAGTTGTCAGGGATACTAAAAACACTTTGGACATCAACAAGACAAGACAAATCGCTCAAGAGATTGTCAAG GGAATGGGATATTTGCATGCGAAAGGCATTGTCCACAAAGACTTGAAGTCGAAGAATGTCTTTCACGATACCAACAAGGTCGTGATTACGGACTTTGGGCTTTTCGGGATCTCTGGTGTGGTTCAGGAAGGGAG GCGAGAGAATCAACTCAAACTTCCGCACGGCTGGATTTGTTACCTCGCCCCGGAAATAGTCCGCAAGATGAGTCCGGGTAACAACGAGGACAGACTTCCTTTCTCCACTGCGGCAGACGTGTACGCCTTCGG CACCATTTGGTACGAGCTCCAAGTAAGGGACTGGCCGATCACAAACCAGCCAGTAGAAGCAACAATCTGGCAGGTTGGCAGTGGAGAAGGAATAAAAAAGATCCTGTCGGAGGTCAGCCTGGGGAAGGAGGTCACG GAGATCCTGTCGGCCTGCTGGGCTTACGACCTCCGGGAGCGGCCGCCTTTCACCCAGCTGGCCGAGATGCTGGAGAAGTTGCCCAAACTCAACCGCAGGCTGTCTCACCCAGGACACTTCTGGAAGTCAGCAGA GGAAAGATAA